agtccctcccagtccattcccagtccctcccagtgccccccaatcccctcccagtccctcccagtgcccataactccattcccagtccctcccagtccgtCCCAGTCCCTACCCAGGCTcttgagcagcagcaccagcgcCCCCAGgtctgtcccagtccctcccagtccctcccagtgcctcccagtgcctcccagtgccccccaatcccctcccagtctctcccagtccctcccagtccctcccagtccattaccagtccctcccagtccgtCCCAGTCCCTACCCAGGCTcttgagcagcagcaccagcgcTCCCAGGTCGGCTCTCTGGATCTCCGGCACCGCCGTCTCCTCCAGCTCGTGCTGGAACGCCCAGGCCGTGTAGAGCCGGAAACACTTCCCGGGAGCCACGCGGCCGGCGCGGCCCGCGCGCTGATTGGCTGAGGCctggggacaccaaggggacacctgggacacctgggacacacctgggacagacctgggacacctgggacacacctgggacacacccgggacacacctgggacacacccggggcacacctgggacacctgggacacacctgggacacacctgggacacacctgggacacacctgggacacacccgggacacctgggacacacctgggacacacctgggacacctgggacacacctgggacacacctgggacacacccgggacacctgggacacctgggacacacctgggacagacctgggacacacctgggacacctgggacacacccgggacacacctgggacacacccgggacacacctgggacacacccgggacacctgggacacacctgggacacacctggggacaggggggacacctgggacacctgggacacacctgggacacctggcagGGTCACCAATGCCACCTGTAACCCAACCTGAACACCTGTGACACGCAGCCGGCGTGGCCTGCGCGCTGATTGGCTgaggcctggggacaggggtgacacctgggacacacctgggacacacctgggacacacctgggacacacccgggacacacctgggacacacccgggacacctgggacacctgggacacacccaGGACACACCcgggacacctgggacacacctgggacacacctgggacagacCTTGGAGCAGGGGTCACCACCAGGGACTCCATGCCCGTGCAGGGGGCTCCCAACAGGTGACAATAGATGACAATAGGTGACAATACATGACAGTAAGgtcacacacaggtgacacaggtgacacccaggtggcacaggtgacGCACCTTGGAGCACGGTGTCACCACCAGGGACTCCATGCCCGTGCGGGCGCTGTAGCTCTTCTGCTTGCAGAAGCCGGGGTCCAGCACGTAGACGATGCCGTCGATGGTCACCGAGGTCTCGGCGATGTTTGTGGCCACCACCACCTGCGCCAGGGGTGGGGACCCCGCTGGGACACGCCCGGGACGCGCCCTCGCAGGCCACGCCCCCATTGAAAGCACTGCGGCTGTTAAGCCCCGCCCACTCGGAGCTCCAGCCAATCACGGGCTACGCTGCGGGCCAGGCCCAAGGAAGCCGCACCCCTTTAGGCTCCGCCCATTCTGACCGCACCCAATTGAGCCACACCCTGTTTAGACCACGCCCATTCTGACCACACCCAATTGAGCCACACCCACTCTGACCAACCCCAAACTAGCCCCACCCATTCTGACCACACCCAGAAAACCACACCCCTTTAGGCCCCACCTCTTCTGACCACACCCAATTAAGCTCCACCCACTTTCATGAAGCCACACCCCCCTCTCAGGTTCCACCCCCTCTCTTAAAGGGCCAGCACACCTTCCTGGCTCCCTAAATGAAACCCCACCCATTTTCCTTAAACTCCGCCCCTCTCCCATGACACCACGCCCCCTCCCGAGGCCACGCCCCTCTCTTAAAGGGCCACCACACTTTTCTGGCCCTGTAAATGAAACTCCACCCATTTCCCCTTAAACCCCACCCCATTTTCCTCAAACCCCGCCCCTCTCCCATGACACCACGCCCCCTCCCGAAGCCCCGCCCCTCTCTTAAAGGGCCAGCGCACCTTCCTGGCGCCGGGGGGCGTGGGCTGGAAGATGCGGGCCTGCAGCTCCGAGGGCAGGTTGGCGTAgatgggcagcaccagcagctcgGGCAGGCGCGAGCCCAGGCGGCGGCAGcgctcctgcagcagctccacgCAGGCCTCGATCTCCTCctgacagccaggggacagcgttggggacattggggacacccaggggtatcagggacattggggacatcagggacacccaggggatTGGGGGACATTGGGAACATTTGGGagactggggacacagagggacaaaGACCGGTGTCAGGAAATTGGGGTTGGGGACAGGAGAGAacagggacacctgcagggatggggagagcagagggacacggtgacactgaggggacacacagggacactgaggtgacaccgaggggacactgaggggacactgacCTGCCCGGTGAGGAAGACCAGGATGTCCCCCGGGGGTTGGGTGACGTGGATCTGCAGCACCGACACCACGCAGGCCTCCAGGTAATCGGCCTCAGGCGCCTGcggggacatcaggggacatcagggggacattggggacactggggacatcagggggacacaggggacatggggacaccagccccagctgtccccaaagATCCCCAGCCATCCCCCCCCCTCTCCTGTGTCCCCAAACACTCTCAAGAGCCCACAGAGCCAGGGacccctgagcacccccaatgtccccatcaatgtccccaatgcccTGAAcacccccaatgtccccattaATGTCCCATTAACATCCCCAATGCCCTAAATGCCCCcgatgtccccagtgtccccaatgtccccaatgtccccaatgtccccgttacccctgatgtccccaatgtccccattaatgtccccagtgtccccagtgtcaccttgGTGTAGTAGATGTCCACGGGGAAGCGGCGCCCCAGGATGACCCAAtgcccccagtgtccccaatgtccccaatgtccccaatgcccTGAAcacccccaatgtccccaatgtccccgttacccctgatgtccccaatgtccccaatgtccccagtgtccccagcgTCACCTTGGTGTAGTAGATGTCCACGGGGAAGCGGCGCCCCGGGATGCGGAACACGGGCGCGTGGTCGAAGAAGGCCGAGAAGCGCTCGGTGTCCAGCGTGGCCGAGGCCACCAGGACCTTGAGCTGCGGCCGGAAGCGAGCGATGTCCTTGATGAGGCCGAAGAGCACGTCCGTGTGCAGGGTGCGCTCGTGGGCCTCGTCCACCATGATCACGCTgcggacacacggacacggagatggacacagggacacggggatggacacggggacatggggatggacacacggacaccaggatggacatggggacacggggatggacacaggaacagggaaacagggacagggacacaaaGAAGGACacatccccaatgtccccagtgtccccagtgtccccagtgtccccaatgtccccagtgtccccagtctccccagtgtccccaggtgtccccaatgtccccaggtgtccccagtgtccccagtgtccccagtgtcacctgtaGGAGGCCAGGTCGGGCTCTGTCAGGAACTCCCTCAGCAGCATCccgtccccaatgtccccaatgtccccaatgtccccaatgtccccaacatccccagtgtccccaggtgtccccaggtgtccccagtgtcccagggtCACCTGTAGGAGGCCAGGTCGGGCTCTGTCAGGAACTCCCTCAGCAGCATCCCGTCCGTCATGTACTTGAGCACCGTGCGCTCCGACGTGCAGTCCTCGAAGCGGATGCTGTACCCGACcttggggacaagggacacggCCCTGTCACCTCCCCggggctgctgtcccctccccggggTCGCTGTCCCCCTCAGGGTCACTCAGGCCACCCCCCTGAGGTCACTCACGTGCCCCCAGCTGCGTCACCAAAGCGTCCCCAGAGTGACCAGGACGTGTCCCCGAGGTGGGGACGGTGTGGTTGGGGGTAGGgatgtgtccccagtgtccccaatgtccccccatgtccccaatgtccccccagtgtccccagtgtccccgttGTCCCCAATGTCACCTCGTTGCCCAGCTTTGTCCCCATCTCCACGGCCACCCTGGCTGCCACGCTCATGGCTGCCACGCGTCGCGGCTGCGTCACGCCGATCTTCAGCCCCCCCCGAGTGTAGCCCTGGGGACGTTGGGGACAATGTGGGGGTCAGGGGGGGTGACAGAGACCCCCGACCCCGAGTGACCCCCCTGGAACTGAACTGACCCCAAAAACGAGACCTGAGCAGTCCCGGATCCCCCCAGGACCCCAAATCCTCTCAAATGACTCCCAGTTcaatcccagtccctcccagtcccccccagttccccccaatcccctccccaatttcccccaatcccctcccagtccctcccagtccctcccagttccccccaatcccctcccaaTTCCCCTCCCAATTTCCTCCCAATCCCCCCCAATCCCTTCCCAATCCCCCCCAATCCCTTCCCAGtccttcccagtccctcccagtcccctcccagttccccccaatcccctccccaatttcccccaatcccctcccagtccctcccagttcccccagtcccctcccaatttccccccaatttccccccaaatcccccccagtccctcccaatccccccagtcccctcccagttccccccaatcccctcccagtccctcccagtcccccccagtcccctcccaatcccccccagtcccctcccagtgctcccagttcacCTCCTCGTGCAGGTACTGGGGGATCTGGGTGGTTTTCCCCGAGCCGGTCTCGCCCTCGATCACCAGCACCTGGTGCTGGGCCACGGCCGCCACCAGCTCGTCCCGGAAGGGGAAGATGGGCAGGGCCCGGCGGCCGTCCTGGAGCGACTGCCGGCGGCGCTCGGCCTCGGGGACGGCCTCGGGGACATCCTGGGGACAGCTCGGTGTCATTGGGGTCACCCTCAGTGTCACCAGATTcaccccaaattcaccccaaattcACCGGTAACCACCCACTGTCAGTTGCGCTCGGCCTCAGGGACatcctggggacagcccagggtcACCAAATTCACaccaaatccccccaaaccccttcttgtgaccccaaaccctgccaggaccccctgggtgaccccaaaccctgccaggaccccctgggtgaccccaaaccccacctttTGGGGGTCGGTCCCCTCTAACTGAGCAGCACTGACGAACTGcaccatctcctcctcctccagcagcagctctgatcccccccaaaccccttcctatgaccccaaatcccccccaaatcccctccaaaccaccccaaatcccccccaaaccctgtCAGGACCCCCTgggtgaccccaaaccccacctttTGGGGGTCGGTCCCCTCGAGCTGAGCGGCGCTGACGAACTGcaccatctcctcctcctccagcagcagctcgtAGTCGGTGCCGTCCTTCCGGCGCCGCTGGCGCGCGTCCCTGGCCCCGAAGCGCAGCGCGGCcgcccccagcagctgctcctcccagcgCCGCTGCTCGTCCCGCGGCGCCAGGGCCTCCTCCTGGGCCTCCTCCCGCTCTGGATCTTCTGGGGGGGGAACGGGGGCGTCAGCGAGGGGAAtgggggggattgggggggtttggggtcatgGGGAGAGGTTTGGGGGGGattggggaggatttgggggcgGTTTGGGGTCACGGGGAGCGGTTTTGGGGGGGattggggaggatttggggtcatGGGGAGAGGTTTGGTGGGGAttggggaggatttgggatCGTGGggagagggtttgggggggtttggggtcatggggagaggttttgggggggattgggggggatttgggggcagtttggggtcatGGGGAGAGGTTTGGGATCATggggaggggttttggggggcgattgggggttttggggggatttgggggcgctttgggggaatttgggatcatgggagaggttttgggggggattgggggggatttgggggcggGATTTTTCAGGTGCAGATTCCGAGGGTTTTTCAGGTGccaattttgggatttttcaggtgccaattttgggatttttcaagtGCCAATTTCGGGATTTTTCAGGTGccaattttgggatttttcaggtTCCAACTCTGGGGTTTTCTCAGATATTTCAGGTACCAATTCCGTGGTTTCTCAGGTACCAATTCTGGGATTTTCCAGGCGCtcatttcagctgaatttcagctgctgaTTTCGGGGGTTTTCAGGTCCCAATTTTGGAGTTTTTCAGGTGCCAATTCCAGGATTTTTCAGGCGCtcatttcagctgaatttcagctgcCGGTTTCGGGGTTTTTCCCGATGcagattttgagatttttcaggtgtgaattttgggattttccaggtaccaattttggggtttctcaggtgtgaattttggggtttttcaggtGTGAATTTCGGGATTTTTCAGGTGCcaattttgggattttctcAGATATTTCAAGTACCAATTCCGGGATTTCTCAGGTGCCAATTTCGGGATTTTTCAGGTACCAATTTTGGAGTTTTTCAGGTCCCAATTTCGTGATTTTTCAAGTACCAATTCTGTGGTTTCTCAGGTACCGATTCCAGGACTTTTCAGGCACtcatttcagctgaatttcagctgctgaTTTCGGGGGTTTTCGGGGTCccaattttgggatttttcaagtGCCAATTTCGGGATTTTTCAGGTACCAATTTCAGGGTTTTTCAGATGtgaattttgtgtttttctcagGTGCCaattctgggatttttcagGTGCCCATTTCGGGATTTTCAGGTgtgaattttgggatttttcaggtgccaattttgggatttttcaggtACCAATTTTGGGGTTTCTCAGGTGCCAAATTCGGGATTTTTCaggtggaattttgggatttttcaggtgCCAATTTCGGGATTTTTCAGGTACCAATTTTGGGGTTTCTCAGGTGCCAAATTCGGGATTTTTCaggtggaattttgggatttttcaggtgccaattttgggggtttttcagGTCCCAATTTCGGGATTTTTCAGGTGCcgattttgggatttttcaagtgccaattttgggatttttcaggtACCAATTTCAGGGTTTTTCAAGTGCCAATTTTGGGGGTTTCTCAGATAACAATTTCAGGATATTTCAAGTAccaattttgggatttttcaggtgccaattctgggatttttcagGTGCCCATTTCGGGGTTTTCCCGGTGcagattttgagatttttcaggtgccaattttgggatttttcaggtgccaattttgggattttctcAGATATCTCAAGTACCAATTTCGGGATTTTTCAGGTGCcaattttgggattttctcAGATATTTCAAGTACcaattttgggattttccaggcgctcatttcagctgcatttcagctgccGCTTTCGGGGTTTTTCCCGGTGCAGATTTTCGCTTCCCCGGCCGTTCCCTCACCTTGTCCCGGCTCTCCTCGGGGATGTGGTAGCGGCTGCTCCTCCCCAAGCACCAATTTCGGGATTTTTCAGGTACcaattttgggattttcagGTAccaattttgggatttttcaggtgCCAATTTCGGGATTTTTCaggtggaattttgggatttttcaggtgccaattttgggatttttcaggtACCAATTTTGGGGTTTCTCAGGTGCCAAATTCGGGATTTTTCaggtggaattttgggatttttcaggtggaattttgggatttttcaggtACCAATTTTGGGGTTTCTCAGGTGCCAAATCCGGGATTTTTCAGGTGccaattttgggatttttcaggtgccaattttgggatttttcaggtACCAATTTTGGGGTTTCTCAGGTGccaattttgggatttttcaggtgccaatttcaggatttttcaggtggaattttgggatttttcaggtgtgaattttgggatttttcaggcgctcatttcagctgaatttcagctgcCGGTTTCGGGGTTTTCCCCGGTGcagattttgagatttttcaggTGTGAATTTCGGGATTTTCCAGGCGCTcatttcagctgcatttcagctgccGGTTTCGGGGTTTTTCCGGGTGCAGATTTTCGCTTCCCCGGCCGTTCCCTCAccttgtccctgctctcctcGGGGATGTGGTAGcggctgctcctctccagctgctcccggGCCCCCGCCCGTTTGTAGTCGCGGGCCAGGTCCCGCAGGCGCCGTTTGTAGCGCAGCTCGCGGCGCTCGGGCAGCGTCAGCGCCTCCTCCCCGAAGAGCAGCTCCTCGTCCTGgatctcctgctccagctcctccagcttctCCCGCTCCCGCTTGGCCAGGTACTCGCGGCGGGAGCGCTTGCGCAGCTCGGGGATCTgggggggaatgggggaaaatggggaaaaaatgggattaaaatgagaaaaaatggcATTAGAATGGGGTGAAATGGTgaaaaaatggcattaaaatgggggaaaatggcattaaaatgagaaaaaatgggATTAGAATGGAttgaaaaaatgggaaaaaatgggattagAATGGggtgaaatgggaaaaaatgggattaaaatggGGTGAAATGGGATTAAAATTGGGTGCAATGGGCAGGTACTCGCGGCAGGAGCGCTTGCGCAGCTCGGGGAtctgggggaaatggggggaaatggtgaaaaatggtgaaaaaatggggtgaaatgggattaaaatgggattaaaatgggaaaaaaatgggattagAATGGggtgaaatgggaaaaaatgggattaaaatggGGTGAAATGGGATTAAAATGGGGTGCAATGGGCAGGTACTCGCGGCGGGAGCGCTTGCGCAGCTCGGGGAtctgggggaaatgggggaaatgggaaaaaatgggaaaaaaggtgaaaaatgggaaaaaatggcattaaaatggggtaaaatgggattaaaatgggaaaaaatgggattaaaatgggaaaaaatgggattaaaatggGGTGAAAGGGGCAGGTACTTGCAGCGGGAGCGCTTGCGCAGCTCGGGGAtctgggggaaaatggggaaaaatggtgaaaaaatggggtgaaatgggattaaaatggattaaaatgggaaaaaatgggattaaaatggGGTGCAATGGGCAGGTACTCGCGGCGGGAGCGCTTGCGCAGCTCGGGGATctggggggaatgggggaaaaatgggaaaaaatggggtgaaaaaatgggaaaaaatggggtgAAATGGGATTAAAATGAGAAGAACTGGgattaaaatgggaaaaaatgggattaaaatgggaaaaaacgGGATTAGAATGGGGTAAAATGGTGGAAAAATGGGATTAGAATGGGGTGAAATGGGCAGGTACTCGCGGCGGGAGCGCTTGCGCAGCTCGGGGATCtgggggggaatggggggaaatggggaaaaaatgggaaaaagtggtgaaaaatgggaaaaaatggcattaaaatggggtaaaaatcggattaaaatgggaaaaaatggtgaaaaaatgggattaaaatggGGTGCAATGGGCAGGTACTCGCGGCGGGAGCGCTTGCGCAGCTCGGGGAtctggggggaaatggggggaaatggggaaaaaatggggtgaaatggcattaaaatgggaaaaaatgggattaaaatggGGTGAAATGGgattaaaatgggaaaaaatgggattaaaatggggtgaaatgggaaaaaatgggattaaaatggGGTGAAATGGGATTAAAATGGGGTGCAATGGGCAGGTACTCGCGGCAGGAGCGCTTGCGCAGCTCAGGGATctgggggaaatgggaaaaaatggggaaaaatgggattaaaatgggattaaaatgggaaaaaatgggattaaaatgggaaaaaatgggattaaaatgggaaaaaatgggattaaaatgggaaaaaatggggtgCAATGGGCAGGTACTCGCGGCAGGAGCGCTTGCGCAGCTCGGGGAtctggggggaaatggggggaaatggggaaaaaatggtgaaaaaatggggtgaaatggcattaaaatgggaaaaaatgggattaaaatggggtaaaatgggattaaaatgggaaaaaatgggattagAATGGGGTGAAAGGGGCAGGTACTCGCGGCGGGAGCGCTTGCGCAGCTCGGGGATCTGGGGAGAAAtagggggaaaatgggaaaaaaatgggaaaaaatgacaTTAGAATGGGGTGAAATGGTgaaaaaatggcattaaaatgggaaaaaatggtggaaaatggcattaaaatgggaaaaaatggtggaaaaatggcataaaaatgggaaaatatggtggaaaatgggatttaaaatGGGGTGCAATGGGGAGTGCTCGTactctgggatttggggaatgggggaactgggcaggaaaaggggaaatggggatgaaaagggaaatggggaggaaaaggggaaatgggcaggaaaagggaaatgggcaggaaaagggaactgggcaggaaaaggggaaatggggatgAAAAGGGAACcgggcaggaaaagggggaatggggaggaaaagaaaaccgggcaggaaaagggaaatggggaggaaaaggggaaatgggcaggaaaagggaaatggggaggaaaagggaactggcaggaaaagggaaatgggcaggaaaaggggagatggggaggaaaagaaaaccgggcaggaaaaggggaacggggaggaaaagggaactggggaggaaaaggggaaatgggcaggaaaagggaaatggggaggaaaaggggacCGGGGAGCGGGGGCTCCTCCCCCCGCCCCTCACCAgggctctctgctcctcctccgCCATCTTCAGGCGTTTCTGGGCCTCCTCGTAGGCCTGGGCAAGGGAGAGGGGGTGAGggccccaaaccccccccaggaccccccaaacccccctcaAGGagccccccaacccccccaggCCCACATTGGAGTCACCCcaggcccccccagccccttcaAACCCCCCTCAAACCTCACACGGAGCCCCCAAACTCACCTCAAACCCCCCCAGGACCTCCCAAACCCTCCTCAAACCCCATCAAAGACCCctcaaaccccccaaaacccccccaaaaccccccctgAGACCCCCTCAAgtcccccccatcccctcccagccccccataacccccctgggaccccccaaatcccaccttggggtccccccgtgccccccaaacccccccgggacccccccaggCCCCACCTTGGGGTCccctgagcccctccaggcccccccaaacccccctggaacccccccaaacccctcaaggaccccccaaaccccccataGCCCCCCCCAGGCCCCACCTTAGAgtccccccgtgccccccaaaccccctcaaactcccccaaacccccccgaGACCCCCCCAGGCCCCACCTTGGGgtccccccatcccctcccagccccccataacccccctgggaccccccccaaacccccccgggacccccccaggCCCCACCTTGGGGtcccccccgagccccccggtcccggtcccggcgCCGCAGCCGCTCGGCGAAGGCGTCGCGCTCGCGCAGGTCCCGCAGCCGCTCCCGCTCCGACgcctcccactcctcctccgGCTCCTCGGGGGCCCTTGGGGAGGCCGGGAATGGgcggggggaccccaaaaacaccccccgggagaggggggggggggtgggagCGGGGAGAAGCCAgccaggagggaaggaagggtgaaaatcccaccccaaaatcaactcgggaaccccaaaatctcatctgggaaccccaaaaatccaacCCGGGAcacccaaaatcccacctgggAATCCCCAAAAATCAACTTGAGAGACTCAAAATCCCACCCAGGACCCTCAAAAACCAACTTGAGAGACTCAAAACCTCATCTGGGAaccccaatatcccatctgGGACAGCAAAAATCAACTTGAGACCCAAAATTCCACCTggaaccccaaaaatccaacTCAAGACACCCAAAATCCAACTTGGGACACCCAAAATTCCATctgggatcccaaaatcccacctgggaaccccaaaatccccccatGAGcacaaaaaaaggggaaatttgtGGCacttgaggggtttttttgggggggggtctgAGAGGGGAAATCCCAAAATTGCAGCGCCCAAAGGATCAGGGGGAGCCCCAAGGGGAAGGGAAGACCCCCCCGAAATTGGGGTGACCCCAAAATGTGGGGATTCCACCCCAAACTCCCCCCTGCACTCACGGTGGGGGCTCGGGCGCGGCCGGGGGGGTCTCGGGGGGGGACTCGGAGCGGTGACGTCGCCTCAGGTGTCGCCGCCGGGGGCGTGGCTCGTTCTGGGCGTGGTCGGGGTgggcggggcccggccccgcctccTCCTCGTCGCTCTCCACCAATCGGTAGCCGCGGTTCTGGCGCTGCAGCTC
This sequence is a window from Molothrus ater isolate BHLD 08-10-18 breed brown headed cowbird unplaced genomic scaffold, BPBGC_Mater_1.1 matUn_MA714, whole genome shotgun sequence. Protein-coding genes within it:
- the DHX16 gene encoding pre-mRNA-splicing factor ATP-dependent RNA helicase DHX16; this translates as MAATAALERWVSGQLQELLGLSARHVPAFLVALARRSRSLEELLERLRETEALRVEEPRVREFARQLWDKVPREAPREPPGRAAERAALELQRQNRGYRLVESDEEEAGPGPAHPDHAQNEPRPRRRHLRRRHRSESPPETPPAAPEPPPAPEEPEEEWEASERERLRDLRERDAFAERLRRRDRDRGARGGPQGGAYEEAQKRLKMAEEEQRALIPELRKRSRREYLAKREREKLEELEQEIQDEELLFGEEALTLPERRELRYKRRLRDLARDYKRAGAREQLERSSRYHIPEESRDKKDPEREEAQEEALAPRDEQRRWEEQLLGAAALRFGARDARQRRRKDGTDYELLLEEEEMVQFVSAAQLEGTDPQKDVPEAVPEAERRRQSLQDGRRALPIFPFRDELVAAVAQHQVLVIEGETGSGKTTQIPQYLHEEGYTRGGLKIGVTQPRRVAAMSVAARVAVEMGTKLGNEVGYSIRFEDCTSERTVLKYMTDGMLLREFLTEPDLASYSVIMVDEAHERTLHTDVLFGLIKDIARFRPQLKVLVASATLDTERFSAFFDHAPVFRIPGRRFPVDIYYTKAPEADYLEACVVSVLQIHVTQPPGDILVFLTGQEEIEACVELLQERCRRLGSRLPELLVLPIYANLPSELQARIFQPTPPGARKVVVATNIAETSVTIDGIVYVLDPGFCKQKSYSARTGMESLVVTPCSKASANQRAGRAGRVAPGKCFRLYTAWAFQHELEETAVPEIQRADLGALVLLLKSLGINDLIHFDFLDPPPHETLVLALEQLYALGALNHLGELTTLGRRMAELPVEPMLAKMILASEQYGCTEEVLTVAAMLSVNNAVFYRPKDKVLHADSARVAFSVPGGDHLVLLNVYNQWVASGHSLQWCYEHFVQARSLRRARDVREQLQGLMERVEIAPSSCQGNLDLVRKAITAGFFYHTARLARGGYRTVKHQQPVFIHPNSALFALQPRWVLYHELVCTSKEFMRQVIEIDSSWLLEVAPHYYQAKELEDGSGRKMPKKAGKSREELG